Proteins encoded together in one Candidatus Fusobacterium pullicola window:
- a CDS encoding efflux RND transporter periplasmic adaptor subunit, translating into MKKINFKTVGIVLVILVLLGLEFIRYSNSKKAKENLTTYSAMRVNSGDVKGYIEVNGKVEVNDTKKVFVDKKLKVDEVFVQEGDYIEKGQLLMTFDETERNNIIRNLEREKLSLAKLKRDYTVEKELYKIGGSSANSVKELEEEIRRVEINIEEYEEDLAKTAQKIVSPVSGTITSLTAQENYLVDTDSPLMEIADLSDIKIVLEVPEYDVKNVYIGQKILLKPEAFEKKKSFPGKVTKISKISEVSDTTSENVLETEVKPDEVIPYIVPGFKVTATIYLDEKDNEIIIPKTALLEKDGKYFVVVADSEGVVKRQEVEIENLEGDNIIIKKGLAGNEIVLITPNENLKDGDRVILQMRIRGNQNAKSGKVK; encoded by the coding sequence ATGAAGAAGATAAATTTTAAAACAGTAGGGATTGTACTTGTTATATTGGTGTTACTAGGATTAGAATTTATAAGATATAGCAATAGTAAAAAAGCTAAGGAAAACTTGACAACATATAGTGCTATGAGAGTAAATAGTGGTGATGTAAAAGGGTATATAGAGGTAAATGGAAAGGTAGAGGTAAACGATACTAAAAAAGTTTTCGTAGATAAAAAATTAAAGGTTGATGAGGTGTTTGTACAGGAGGGGGATTACATTGAAAAGGGACAGCTCCTTATGACATTTGATGAGACTGAAAGAAATAATATAATAAGAAATTTAGAGAGGGAGAAACTCTCTTTAGCAAAGTTAAAGAGAGATTATACTGTAGAAAAGGAATTATATAAAATAGGAGGAAGCTCTGCTAACAGTGTAAAAGAGCTAGAAGAGGAGATAAGAAGAGTAGAGATAAATATAGAGGAGTATGAAGAGGATTTAGCTAAGACAGCACAGAAAATAGTGAGTCCAGTAAGTGGAACTATTACATCTTTAACAGCTCAGGAGAACTATCTAGTAGATACAGATTCACCACTTATGGAGATAGCAGATTTATCTGATATAAAGATTGTTCTAGAGGTACCAGAGTATGATGTAAAAAATGTGTATATTGGACAAAAAATACTTTTAAAGCCTGAAGCTTTTGAAAAGAAAAAGAGTTTTCCAGGAAAGGTAACAAAGATATCTAAGATATCAGAAGTATCTGACACAACATCAGAGAATGTATTGGAAACTGAGGTAAAACCAGATGAGGTAATCCCATATATTGTTCCAGGATTTAAAGTAACAGCTACGATATATTTAGATGAAAAGGATAATGAGATAATCATACCTAAGACAGCTCTTTTAGAAAAAGATGGAAAGTACTTTGTAGTGGTAGCAGATAGTGAAGGAGTTGTAAAAAGACAGGAAGTGGAGATAGAGAACTTAGAAGGGGATAACATAATAATTAAGAAGGGATTAGCAGGAAATGAGATTGTACTTATAACTCCAAATGAGAACTTGAAAGATGGAGATAGAGTAATACTACAAATGAGAATTAGAGGTAATCAAAATGCTAAGAGTGGAAAAGTTAAATAA
- a CDS encoding ABC transporter ATP-binding protein: protein MLRVEKLNKYYINGDMKLHALKDISFEIKKGEYVAIMGSSGSGKSTMMNILGCLDREFQGEYILDGIEISKIEEKDISKIRNLKIGFVFQSFNLLPKLSALQNVELPLVYAGVPKSEREKRAIEMLEKVGLGARIHHRPNELSGGQKQRVAIARALVNNPAIILADEPTGNLDSVSEKEIMELFTELNSQGKTIIIVSHEPEVAQYVRRILLFKDGEIIRDGDSR from the coding sequence ATGCTAAGAGTGGAAAAGTTAAATAAATATTACATAAATGGTGATATGAAGTTACATGCTTTAAAGGATATAAGCTTTGAAATAAAAAAAGGTGAGTATGTAGCTATAATGGGAAGTAGTGGAAGTGGAAAGTCTACTATGATGAATATCTTAGGGTGTCTAGATAGAGAGTTTCAAGGTGAGTATATATTAGATGGAATAGAGATATCTAAGATAGAGGAGAAGGATATATCAAAGATAAGAAATCTAAAGATAGGATTTGTTTTCCAATCCTTTAACCTTTTACCTAAGCTATCAGCTTTACAAAATGTGGAGTTACCACTTGTATATGCAGGTGTTCCTAAGAGTGAAAGGGAGAAAAGAGCTATAGAGATGCTGGAGAAAGTAGGACTTGGAGCAAGGATACATCACAGACCCAATGAATTATCTGGAGGACAGAAACAGAGAGTGGCAATAGCCAGAGCTTTAGTAAATAATCCAGCTATAATTTTAGCTGATGAGCCGACAGGAAACTTAGATAGTGTTTCAGAAAAGGAGATAATGGAACTTTTTACAGAGTTAAATTCACAAGGAAAAACTATAATAATAGTTAGTCACGAGCCAGAAGTAGCTCAGTATGTCAGAAGGATACTACTCTTCAAAGATGGAGAGATAATAAGAGATGGTGATAGCAGATGA
- a CDS encoding ABC transporter permease: MNFVESLKSAIQSIKGNKMRAFLTMLGIIIGISSVITMSSIGKGGQESITGDLKEGGYGKFNITIDKTDENFRWKYLLNEDIVKKLQESNKFKAVSPKISSNFGIKIDGDSRRQMVIFNATTPDYEEIDKVKMLYGRNLLPFEYENSEKVITIDNITAKDLYGNSKAALGQKLEIFKGRFGNPQTYKIVGVYQNPLEQMIKVMGGRRVPRFGRMPLPTYEKLYDSSQTGYTTIILESKTPEDMALSMTEARALLETITNEAELYDINVENNGAASFDSILSTLNIFVTFVAGISLFVGGIGVMNIMLVSVVERTKEIGIRKAIGATDFDILSQFLMESIILTGIGGVLGIGFGVVLAIVIGYFINIEPLFSLFTILVSLIVSMGIGIIFGVTPAKKAAKLNPVDALRAE; encoded by the coding sequence ATGAATTTTGTAGAGAGTTTAAAAAGTGCTATTCAAAGTATAAAGGGTAATAAGATGAGAGCCTTTTTGACAATGTTAGGAATAATAATAGGTATCTCATCAGTAATAACTATGTCTTCTATTGGAAAGGGTGGACAAGAGAGTATAACTGGAGACTTAAAAGAGGGAGGATATGGAAAATTTAATATCACAATAGATAAAACTGATGAGAATTTTAGATGGAAGTACCTTTTAAATGAAGATATAGTAAAGAAGTTACAAGAGAGTAATAAGTTTAAAGCTGTCAGTCCAAAGATAAGTAGCAACTTTGGGATAAAGATTGATGGAGATAGTAGAAGACAGATGGTAATATTCAATGCCACTACTCCAGATTATGAAGAGATAGATAAGGTAAAGATGTTATATGGAAGAAATCTACTTCCCTTTGAGTATGAAAATAGTGAAAAGGTAATAACAATAGATAATATAACAGCAAAAGACCTATATGGTAATTCCAAGGCAGCCTTGGGGCAAAAATTAGAAATTTTTAAAGGAAGATTTGGAAATCCTCAAACATATAAGATAGTTGGTGTGTATCAAAATCCTTTAGAGCAGATGATAAAGGTTATGGGTGGAAGGAGAGTACCAAGATTTGGAAGAATGCCTTTACCTACATACGAAAAATTATATGATAGCTCTCAGACAGGGTATACAACTATAATTTTAGAATCTAAAACACCTGAGGATATGGCTCTTAGTATGACAGAGGCTAGAGCACTTCTAGAGACAATTACAAATGAAGCGGAACTGTATGATATAAATGTTGAAAATAATGGAGCTGCCTCTTTTGATAGTATCTTAAGTACACTTAATATATTTGTTACTTTCGTGGCTGGAATATCTCTTTTTGTAGGAGGAATTGGAGTGATGAATATTATGTTGGTAAGTGTTGTAGAGAGAACTAAGGAGATAGGAATAAGAAAAGCTATTGGAGCAACAGATTTTGATATTTTATCTCAATTTTTAATGGAATCTATTATCTTAACAGGTATAGGAGGGGTATTAGGTATAGGATTTGGTGTAGTATTGGCAATAGTTATAGGATATTTTATAAATATAGAACCTTTATTTTCACTATTTACTATACTGGTTTCTCTGATTGTTTCTATGGGAATAGGAATAATATTTGGAGTAACTCCAGCAAAAAAAGCGGCTAAATTAAATCCAGTAGATGCTCTTAGAGCTGAATAG
- a CDS encoding transpeptidase family protein, translated as MKYLKIITLLSTLVGIGVSVYYKLYLLTVFFILLLFYFLHIFMKKKEYQRASNFNKRVILASNIILFAIMLIVLRLTQVQLFKYEEYDKKAIDQIKKNDKSYGNRGEIFDSNGKSLAFNKNIYMLGVNPSAIYDDEQTIIGIEKILDEPYIRKNKDKLLKEIKEGYENNRKYKVVARNLSEKQKERIQEIVKKYKITQNVIQFDRSIERTYYKPEVYKNLVGFIGYTATSSAQKVGVFGIERQYERYLKEKVLERQNLYTKNRGLKLPFSKESVKISLNGKNIYTTIDSDVQFILNDELRKKFISSGSEEAYGIVMDPNTGKILGTSYHTTSKNKALRNPIFQNQFEPGSIFKPIIVASALDARLINRYTKFDIGEGKIKKYNHTIKEASRSTKGILTTEEVLKKSSNVGMVMISDRFTNQEFEEYLKKFGFYDKTGVDFSGEIKPYTTPYKRWDGLKKNTMSFGQGIAVTPVQMITAFSSLVNGGILYRPYLVEKITDENGSVVRRNLTTPVRRVISEGLSRDMRDMLEKVVSEGTAKRGEVHGYKVGGKTGTAQLSTKGGYLKENYLSSFIGFFPVDKPRYVVLVMFLKPKGETVYEKYGGATAAPVFGEIVKRITKTKNILSENVSSLSQVKKFQGEEKKELTDILMPDLKGLNPKDVIHIFKNTDIEVKIKGTGMVKEQYPKPGTSLQDIKEIRIVLN; from the coding sequence GTGAAATACCTAAAGATAATTACTCTACTTTCAACATTAGTGGGAATAGGGGTTTCAGTTTACTATAAATTGTATCTACTTACAGTTTTTTTTATCTTGTTACTTTTTTATTTTTTGCATATTTTTATGAAAAAGAAGGAGTATCAACGGGCAAGTAACTTTAATAAAAGGGTAATACTTGCTTCAAATATAATACTCTTTGCTATTATGTTAATAGTACTTAGATTAACTCAGGTACAGCTTTTTAAATATGAGGAGTATGATAAAAAAGCTATAGACCAGATAAAGAAAAATGATAAAAGTTATGGAAATAGGGGGGAGATTTTTGATAGTAATGGAAAGAGTCTTGCCTTTAATAAAAATATATATATGTTAGGAGTAAATCCAAGTGCTATATATGATGATGAGCAAACAATCATAGGGATAGAAAAGATTTTAGATGAACCTTATATAAGAAAAAATAAAGATAAACTTCTAAAGGAGATAAAAGAGGGGTATGAAAATAATAGAAAGTATAAGGTTGTAGCTAGAAATTTGAGTGAAAAACAGAAAGAAAGAATACAAGAGATAGTAAAAAAATATAAAATTACACAAAATGTTATACAGTTTGATAGAAGTATTGAGAGAACTTACTATAAACCAGAGGTTTATAAAAATCTAGTTGGATTTATAGGATATACTGCCACTTCAAGTGCCCAGAAAGTAGGGGTCTTTGGGATAGAAAGACAGTATGAAAGATACTTGAAGGAGAAGGTATTAGAGAGACAAAATCTGTATACTAAAAATAGAGGATTAAAGCTTCCTTTTTCCAAAGAGAGTGTAAAGATTAGTTTGAATGGAAAAAATATTTATACTACGATAGATAGTGATGTTCAGTTTATTTTAAATGATGAATTGAGAAAGAAATTTATCTCCTCAGGCTCAGAAGAGGCTTATGGAATTGTAATGGACCCAAATACAGGAAAAATATTGGGAACTTCATATCATACAACTTCAAAAAATAAGGCTCTTAGAAATCCAATTTTTCAAAACCAATTTGAGCCGGGGTCTATTTTTAAACCGATAATAGTAGCTTCTGCTTTAGATGCTAGGCTTATAAATAGATATACAAAATTTGATATTGGTGAAGGTAAGATAAAGAAATATAACCATACGATAAAGGAAGCTAGTAGAAGTACAAAGGGAATACTTACAACAGAAGAGGTATTAAAAAAGTCAAGTAACGTAGGAATGGTTATGATAAGTGATAGATTTACTAATCAAGAGTTTGAAGAGTATCTGAAAAAATTTGGATTTTATGATAAGACAGGAGTAGATTTTTCTGGAGAGATAAAACCATATACAACACCATATAAGAGATGGGATGGATTAAAAAAGAATACGATGTCCTTTGGACAAGGTATAGCAGTTACTCCAGTTCAGATGATAACAGCTTTTTCATCATTAGTAAATGGTGGAATATTATACAGGCCATACTTAGTAGAAAAGATAACTGATGAAAATGGAAGTGTGGTAAGAAGAAATCTTACTACTCCAGTAAGAAGAGTTATATCTGAGGGACTTTCCAGAGATATGAGAGATATGCTAGAGAAAGTAGTAAGTGAAGGAACAGCTAAAAGAGGAGAGGTACATGGATATAAGGTTGGAGGAAAGACTGGAACAGCACAGTTAAGTACAAAGGGAGGATATTTAAAAGAGAACTATCTATCATCTTTTATTGGATTTTTCCCAGTTGATAAACCTAGGTATGTAGTTCTAGTAATGTTTTTAAAACCAAAAGGAGAAACTGTGTATGAGAAGTATGGAGGAGCTACAGCAGCACCAGTATTTGGTGAAATTGTTAAGAGGATAACAAAAACAAAAAATATACTTTCAGAAAATGTATCTAGTCTTTCTCAAGTAAAAAAATTCCAAGGAGAAGAGAAGAAAGAGTTAACAGATATACTGATGCCAGACTTGAAGGGACTTAATCCAAAAGATGTAATACATATCTTTAAGAATACAGATATAGAGGTAAAGATAAAGGGAACAGGTATGGTAAAGGAGCAGTATCCTAAACCAGGAACTTCACTACAGGATATAAAAGAGATTAGAATAGTCTTAAATTAG
- the priA gene encoding primosomal protein N', which yields MRYYKIYVDNTRELYTYEDRENKYEIGDRVIVSFRGKQRTGLIIAQDTDEERAYKVLPIQKIVENSIKLSESYIKLLVWIKNYYMSSYEQVITAAIPSGLSIKYESFYFPRDIEEFLKTDIIDGELREYFKKRVTVTKGALTKNFGLDLINALIKMELLLREGKANITLNYSKKEELEEKEKSVYEYFKKRERVKEESLEKLFSKKVLEKLLKSGDLRLEKLIKSEEEKVVEDIDEEIESRDKQLNEEQEKAKMDILTGKESFFLLKGITGSGKTEVYISIIKSAFNEGKGSIFLVPEISLTPQMIDRFKGEFKENIAILHSKLTQSERAKEWYDIYSGRKKVVLGVRSAIFAPVQNLGYIFLDEEHETTYKQDNNPRYNAKQVAIKRVELEGAKLVLGSATPSIESFYFAQKGIFKLIELKNRYNNAFLPEVEIVDMKGEESLYFSKRLLDEIRKTLLKGEQVLLLLNRKGYSTYIQCKDCGHVEECSHCSIKYSYYASQGVLKCNYCGRVKRYTGQCSNCGSKNLIHSGKGVERVEEEIKKYFDVRVIRVDSEMSKDREFFEKMYYDFLDKKYDIMVGTQLISKGLHFPDVTLVGVVNADTILNFPDFRAGEKTYQLVTQVAGRAGRGDKRGRVIVQTYQSEHPVFKRVKTNDYEGFYKEEIYNRELLEYPPFSKTINIGISSKYEKYLEEFVKDFFRDIRYENVEMYGPMRSMVYKVKDRFRYNIFIKGNIKEINIFKKKLKLKLTNYEKNDKIRIVVDVDPINLI from the coding sequence ATGAGGTATTATAAGATTTATGTGGATAATACAAGAGAGCTATACACCTATGAGGATAGAGAGAATAAGTATGAGATAGGGGATAGGGTAATTGTATCCTTTAGAGGAAAGCAAAGAACAGGACTTATAATAGCTCAAGATACAGATGAAGAGAGAGCTTACAAAGTACTACCTATTCAAAAAATAGTTGAAAATTCAATAAAGCTTAGTGAAAGCTATATTAAGCTACTAGTTTGGATAAAAAATTACTATATGAGTAGTTATGAGCAGGTAATTACAGCAGCTATTCCAAGTGGCTTGAGTATCAAATATGAGAGTTTTTATTTTCCTAGAGATATTGAAGAGTTCCTAAAAACAGATATAATTGATGGGGAGTTAAGAGAGTATTTTAAAAAAAGAGTAACAGTAACAAAGGGAGCTCTGACTAAAAATTTTGGACTTGATCTGATAAATGCTTTAATAAAAATGGAGTTATTACTTAGAGAGGGAAAGGCAAATATCACTTTAAACTACTCTAAAAAAGAGGAATTAGAAGAGAAGGAAAAAAGTGTTTATGAGTATTTTAAGAAAAGGGAGAGAGTAAAAGAGGAGAGTTTAGAGAAACTCTTTTCTAAAAAGGTGTTGGAAAAACTTCTAAAATCTGGAGATTTAAGACTTGAAAAATTGATTAAATCTGAAGAGGAAAAAGTAGTTGAAGATATAGATGAAGAGATAGAGAGTAGAGATAAGCAATTAAATGAGGAGCAGGAAAAAGCTAAAATGGATATCCTCACAGGAAAAGAGAGTTTTTTTCTTTTGAAGGGTATAACTGGTTCTGGAAAGACAGAGGTATATATAAGTATCATAAAATCAGCCTTTAATGAGGGAAAGGGGAGTATATTTTTAGTTCCAGAGATATCTCTTACCCCTCAGATGATAGACAGATTTAAAGGGGAGTTTAAAGAGAATATAGCCATTTTACATAGTAAGCTAACTCAGAGTGAGAGAGCAAAAGAGTGGTATGATATATATAGCGGAAGAAAAAAAGTTGTATTGGGTGTTCGTTCTGCCATATTTGCTCCAGTTCAAAATTTAGGATATATATTTTTAGACGAAGAGCATGAGACAACTTATAAACAGGATAATAATCCTAGATATAATGCCAAACAAGTAGCTATTAAGCGGGTGGAATTAGAGGGAGCAAAGCTTGTCTTAGGTTCTGCCACTCCCTCTATTGAAAGCTTTTACTTTGCCCAAAAAGGAATTTTTAAGTTAATTGAACTAAAAAATAGATATAATAATGCATTCTTACCAGAAGTAGAGATAGTGGATATGAAGGGAGAGGAGAGCCTATATTTTAGTAAAAGACTCTTAGATGAGATAAGAAAGACTCTTTTAAAAGGTGAGCAGGTACTTTTACTGCTCAATAGAAAAGGGTACTCAACCTATATTCAATGTAAAGATTGTGGGCATGTAGAGGAGTGTTCACACTGTTCTATAAAATATAGTTATTATGCTAGCCAAGGAGTTCTAAAGTGTAACTACTGTGGAAGAGTTAAGAGGTATACTGGACAGTGTAGCAATTGTGGAAGTAAAAATCTAATCCATAGCGGTAAGGGAGTAGAGAGAGTAGAAGAGGAGATAAAAAAATATTTTGATGTGAGAGTTATTAGAGTAGATTCTGAAATGTCTAAAGATAGAGAGTTTTTTGAGAAGATGTACTATGATTTTTTAGATAAAAAATATGATATAATGGTAGGAACACAGTTAATCTCAAAGGGATTACATTTTCCAGATGTAACACTTGTAGGGGTAGTAAATGCTGATACAATTCTGAATTTTCCAGATTTTAGAGCTGGAGAGAAAACTTATCAACTTGTTACACAGGTAGCTGGAAGAGCTGGAAGAGGAGATAAGAGAGGAAGAGTAATAGTTCAGACCTACCAAAGTGAGCACCCAGTATTTAAAAGAGTGAAAACTAATGATTATGAGGGCTTTTATAAAGAGGAGATATATAACAGGGAGCTTTTAGAGTATCCACCTTTTTCTAAAACTATAAATATTGGAATATCATCTAAGTATGAGAAGTATTTAGAGGAGTTTGTAAAGGATTTTTTTAGGGATATAAGATATGAAAATGTAGAGATGTATGGACCTATGAGAAGTATGGTTTACAAGGTGAAGGATAGGTTTAGATATAACATTTTTATCAAAGGAAATATCAAAGAGATAAATATTTTTAAAAAGAAATTAAAATTAAAGCTTACAAATTATGAAAAAAATGATAAAATTAGAATAGTGGTAGATGTAGACCCTATCAATTTAATTTAG
- the def gene encoding peptide deformylase, with the protein MIYEIKKYGETVLREIAQEVDKIDDEILEILDNMVETMHSAKGVGLAAPQVGISKRIFVCDQGDGVVRKVINPVITPLTEKLMDYEEGCLSVPGIYKKVQRPEKIKIEYLNEKGESVTEEVEGFLAIIMQHEYDHLNAVLFVDKVSPMAKRMISKKLQLLKKETLKEKK; encoded by the coding sequence ATGATTTACGAAATAAAGAAGTATGGAGAGACTGTACTTAGAGAGATAGCTCAAGAAGTAGATAAGATAGATGATGAGATTCTTGAGATATTAGACAATATGGTAGAGACTATGCACTCGGCAAAGGGAGTGGGACTTGCTGCTCCACAAGTTGGAATAAGCAAGAGAATATTTGTTTGTGACCAAGGAGATGGAGTTGTAAGAAAAGTTATAAATCCAGTAATCACTCCACTTACAGAAAAGCTTATGGATTATGAGGAAGGGTGTCTAAGTGTTCCTGGAATCTATAAAAAAGTGCAAAGACCTGAAAAAATTAAGATAGAGTACTTAAATGAAAAGGGAGAGAGTGTAACTGAAGAGGTAGAAGGATTCTTAGCTATAATAATGCAACATGAGTATGATCATTTAAATGCTGTATTGTTTGTTGATAAGGTATCTCCAATGGCAAAGAGAATGATTAGTAAAAAGTTACAGCTGTTAAAAAAAGAGACATTAAAAGAGAAAAAGTAA
- a CDS encoding septum formation initiator family protein has translation MKENRVGKILLFGVILLNIYFFVPYMYRSYVKINKLKKEQIDIKNKIELAKNRIEDYNRRIEKLEDDFQRERIARDKLQMVKEKEEIYRFINK, from the coding sequence GTGAAAGAAAATAGGGTTGGTAAAATTTTATTATTTGGTGTAATCCTTTTGAATATTTACTTTTTTGTACCTTATATGTATAGAAGTTATGTAAAGATAAATAAATTAAAAAAAGAACAGATAGATATAAAAAATAAAATTGAACTAGCAAAAAATAGGATAGAGGATTATAATAGACGTATTGAAAAGTTAGAAGATGATTTTCAAAGAGAGAGAATTGCTAGAGATAAACTTCAAATGGTAAAAGAAAAAGAAGAGATATATAGATTTATAAATAAATAA
- the glpX gene encoding class II fructose-bisphosphatase, protein MKRELALEFARVTEAAALAAHKWVGRGDKEAADQAAVDAMRTMLNRISIDGEIVIGEGEIDEAPMLYIGEKVGRANQPKSELEEGETIDGCSAVDIAVDPVEGTRMTAQGQANAITVLAVGNKGSFLKAPDMYMEKLIVGPEAKGVIDLNKPLIENIHNVAKALKKDLRDMMVVVLDKPRHSQIIKDLQKLGIKVYALPDGDVAGSILTCIVDSDADILYGIGGAPEGVISAAVIRALGGDMQARLKLRSEVKGVTLENDKISNFEKRRCEEMGLRVGDVLKMDDLVKDDEVIFSATGITSGDLLEGIKRKGNIARTQTLVVRGKSKTIRYINSVHNLDYKDEKISHLVK, encoded by the coding sequence ATGAAAAGAGAATTAGCACTAGAATTTGCTAGGGTAACAGAGGCGGCAGCTTTAGCGGCTCACAAATGGGTAGGAAGAGGAGACAAAGAGGCAGCTGACCAAGCGGCAGTAGATGCTATGAGAACTATGTTAAATAGAATCTCGATAGATGGAGAGATAGTAATAGGAGAGGGAGAGATAGATGAAGCTCCTATGCTTTATATCGGTGAGAAAGTAGGAAGAGCAAATCAACCTAAATCAGAATTAGAAGAGGGAGAAACTATTGATGGATGTTCAGCTGTAGATATAGCTGTAGACCCAGTAGAGGGAACAAGAATGACAGCTCAAGGACAAGCGAATGCAATAACAGTTCTAGCTGTAGGAAATAAAGGAAGCTTCTTAAAGGCTCCAGATATGTATATGGAGAAGTTAATAGTAGGACCAGAAGCAAAAGGGGTAATTGACCTAAATAAACCTCTTATAGAGAATATTCACAATGTAGCAAAGGCTCTTAAAAAAGATTTAAGAGATATGATGGTAGTGGTTTTAGATAAACCTAGACACTCACAAATTATAAAAGATTTACAAAAATTAGGAATAAAAGTATATGCTTTACCAGATGGAGATGTAGCAGGGTCTATACTTACTTGTATTGTTGACTCAGATGCAGATATCCTTTATGGAATAGGAGGGGCTCCAGAAGGAGTTATATCAGCGGCTGTAATTAGAGCTCTAGGTGGAGATATGCAAGCTAGATTAAAACTTAGAAGTGAAGTAAAAGGTGTAACTTTAGAAAATGATAAGATTTCTAACTTTGAAAAACGTAGATGTGAAGAGATGGGACTAAGAGTTGGAGATGTCTTAAAAATGGATGACCTAGTAAAAGATGACGAAGTAATATTCTCAGCTACAGGAATTACTAGTGGAGATCTATTAGAAGGTATCAAAAGAAAAGGGAATATTGCTAGAACACAAACTCTAGTAGTAAGAGGAAAAAGTAAAACTATTAGATATATCAATTCAGTTCATAATTTAGATTATAAAGATGAAAAGATAAGCCATCTAGTTAAATAG
- a CDS encoding bile acid:sodium symporter family protein, translating to MREERNFFNRVSEFLGRYFVALVVIIACLALIVPNPFLILGKMRFVGQSLVSLCLGIIMFVMGLTLNKRDFQVVLTNPRDIFIGCLAQFTIMPLGAFFLAKIFNLPSELAVGLVLLGTCPGGTASNVMTYLAKGDVALSIGMTTVSTILAPILTPLLTYLLAGQWVDINVTLMVLDIIKVVIIPIILGLIFHKIFKEKIEKITKVLVIIPILTILLVMGICVAPNRANLINSGIILILVVCLHNWLGFIMGYLVGKLTKMNESKKRALAIEVGLQNSGLAVGLSAQFGNPICALPAAIATVIHQISGSFLANLFSGNINFTKLKIGKKVVSN from the coding sequence ATGAGAGAAGAGAGAAATTTTTTTAACAGAGTGAGTGAGTTTTTAGGAAGGTATTTTGTAGCTTTAGTTGTTATTATTGCTTGTCTTGCTTTAATAGTTCCAAATCCTTTTTTAATTTTAGGAAAAATGAGGTTTGTGGGCCAATCTTTAGTAAGCTTATGTTTAGGAATAATTATGTTTGTCATGGGACTTACACTAAATAAAAGAGATTTTCAGGTTGTTTTAACTAATCCAAGGGATATCTTTATAGGATGTTTAGCTCAATTTACAATTATGCCTTTAGGAGCTTTTTTCCTAGCTAAAATTTTTAATTTACCAAGTGAATTGGCTGTAGGTTTAGTTTTATTAGGAACTTGTCCAGGTGGTACAGCAAGTAACGTAATGACATATCTAGCAAAGGGTGATGTAGCACTATCTATAGGGATGACGACGGTATCAACTATCTTAGCACCAATACTAACCCCATTACTAACTTATCTACTAGCAGGACAATGGGTTGATATAAATGTTACTTTAATGGTATTAGACATTATAAAAGTTGTAATTATTCCCATTATTTTAGGATTAATTTTTCATAAGATTTTTAAAGAGAAAATTGAAAAAATAACTAAAGTTTTAGTAATTATACCAATTTTAACAATTTTACTCGTAATGGGAATATGTGTAGCCCCAAATAGAGCTAATTTAATTAATTCAGGGATAATTCTAATATTAGTAGTTTGTTTGCATAATTGGTTAGGATTTATTATGGGATATTTAGTTGGAAAACTTACAAAAATGAATGAGAGTAAGAAAAGAGCTTTAGCAATAGAAGTTGGACTACAAAATTCAGGATTGGCAGTAGGACTTTCGGCACAGTTTGGAAATCCAATTTGTGCTTTACCAGCAGCAATTGCAACAGTTATTCATCAAATTTCTGGTTCTTTTTTAGCTAATTTGTTTTCCGGAAATATTAACTTTACTAAATTAAAAATAGGTAAAAAAGTTGTATCAAATTAA